A DNA window from Sulfitobacter sp. BSw21498 contains the following coding sequences:
- a CDS encoding AMP-binding protein, translating into MAHTLVSADGPQSVPALLHRNATQFANAPAYREKEYGIWQSWTWSQTRDEVEALALGLLELGANEGDFIAIIGRNRPYLYWAMMAAEMVGAVPVPLYQDANAEEMAYVLDHCGARFAVVGDQEQVDKVLDVQDQLTQFERMIYLDPRGLRKYDHAALDQYSAVQDMGRKARDKHIKELEARQAKLDYDSTGVMLYTSGTTGKPKGVVLSNRNIIETAKSSSVFDKLRQTDDILAYLPMAWVGDFIFSVGQALWTGFCTNCPESADTMHVDLREIGPTYYFAPPRVFETQLTSVMIRMEDASRFKKWLFDKFMSHARRVGPAILDGKSVGAMDRAKYALGELMIYGPLKNTLGLSRVRVGYTAGEAIGPEIFDFYRSLGINLKQLYGQTEATVFITAQPDGEVRSDTVGVTCPGVELKIAENGEVFYRSPGVFVEYYKNPESTADTKDAEGWVATGDAGFIEESSGHLRIIDRAKDVGKMADGSLFAPKYVENKLKFFPNVLEAVVFGNGRDACTAFINIDLTAVGSWAERNNIGYASYQELARHPQVMDTIQSHVEEVNASIAEDEMLSGCQVHRFVVLHKELDADDGELTRTRKVRRKVIGEKFADIIAALYDGSPSVSTVTEVTYEDGRKGSIAATLEVRDAKVFADTRKMAAQ; encoded by the coding sequence TTGGCTCACACGCTCGTGAGCGCCGACGGACCGCAATCGGTTCCGGCGCTGCTGCATCGTAATGCAACGCAATTTGCGAACGCACCCGCGTATCGCGAAAAAGAATATGGCATCTGGCAAAGCTGGACCTGGTCGCAGACCCGCGACGAGGTCGAAGCGCTTGCGCTTGGCTTGCTGGAACTTGGCGCGAACGAAGGCGATTTTATCGCCATCATCGGTCGCAACCGCCCCTATCTCTATTGGGCCATGATGGCCGCAGAGATGGTTGGCGCGGTGCCGGTGCCGCTGTATCAGGATGCCAACGCAGAAGAGATGGCCTATGTACTGGACCATTGCGGCGCACGGTTTGCCGTCGTGGGCGACCAGGAACAGGTCGACAAGGTGCTGGACGTTCAAGACCAGCTGACCCAGTTCGAACGCATGATCTATCTCGATCCACGCGGCTTGCGCAAATACGATCACGCCGCGCTGGACCAATATAGCGCCGTCCAAGACATGGGCCGCAAGGCACGCGATAAACACATCAAAGAGCTTGAGGCACGTCAGGCCAAGCTGGATTACGACAGCACGGGCGTCATGCTTTATACCTCAGGCACCACGGGCAAGCCCAAGGGCGTGGTGCTGAGCAACCGCAACATTATCGAGACAGCCAAATCTTCCTCTGTCTTCGACAAGTTGCGCCAGACCGACGATATTCTGGCCTACCTGCCGATGGCTTGGGTGGGGGATTTCATCTTTTCCGTAGGTCAGGCGCTGTGGACAGGGTTTTGCACGAACTGCCCTGAATCGGCTGATACGATGCATGTTGATTTGCGCGAGATCGGCCCGACCTACTACTTTGCCCCGCCCCGCGTATTTGAAACCCAGCTGACATCGGTGATGATCCGCATGGAGGACGCAAGCCGGTTCAAAAAGTGGCTGTTTGATAAATTCATGTCCCATGCGCGCAGGGTTGGCCCCGCGATTCTGGATGGTAAATCCGTCGGTGCGATGGACCGCGCGAAATATGCCTTGGGCGAGTTGATGATCTATGGCCCGCTGAAAAACACGCTGGGCCTCAGCCGCGTGCGCGTCGGCTATACCGCGGGCGAGGCGATCGGGCCCGAGATTTTCGATTTCTATCGCTCGCTCGGGATCAACTTGAAACAGCTTTACGGACAAACAGAGGCGACGGTGTTTATTACCGCGCAGCCGGACGGCGAAGTGCGTAGTGACACGGTTGGTGTGACCTGCCCAGGCGTGGAGCTAAAGATCGCCGAAAATGGCGAAGTGTTCTACCGCAGCCCCGGCGTTTTCGTCGAGTATTACAAAAACCCCGAAAGCACCGCCGATACCAAGGATGCCGAAGGTTGGGTCGCGACCGGTGACGCTGGCTTTATCGAGGAAAGCTCGGGCCATCTGCGCATTATCGACCGCGCCAAGGATGTGGGCAAAATGGCCGATGGAAGCCTGTTTGCGCCGAAATATGTGGAAAACAAGCTCAAGTTCTTTCCCAATGTCCTGGAGGCCGTGGTTTTCGGCAACGGGCGCGACGCCTGCACCGCCTTTATCAATATCGACCTGACAGCGGTCGGAAGCTGGGCGGAGCGCAACAACATTGGCTATGCGTCCTATCAAGAACTGGCGCGGCATCCCCAAGTAATGGACACGATCCAGAGCCATGTGGAAGAGGTCAACGCCTCTATCGCCGAGGATGAAATGCTGTCGGGCTGTCAGGTGCATCGCTTTGTCGTGCTGCACAAAGAGCTTGATGCCGACGACGGAGAGTTGACGCGCACGCGCAAAGTGCGGCGCAAAGTCATCGGCGAGAAGTTCGCCGACATCATCGCCGCACTTTACGACGGGTCGCCTTCGGTCAGCACGGTCACCGAAGTAACCTATGAAGACGGGCGCAAGGGGTCGATCGCGGCTACGCTTGAGGTGCGCGACGCCAAGGTGTTCGCAGACACCCGCAAGATGGCCGCGCAATGA
- a CDS encoding ABC transporter ATP-binding protein, whose product MTDGYVTADGRQIGPVVMEMKNITLRFGGVEAIKDISFDIRQGEIRAIIGPNGAGKSSMLNVISGFYVPQEGEVWYKGAPRPSMKPFEVAQQGIARTFQNIALFEGMSVLDNVMTGRLTNMKTGMFWQSIWKGKAEREETANREVAEKIIDFLEIQAIRKTPVSRLSYGLKKRVELARALAAEPSILLLDEPMAGMNVEEKEDMSRFILDVNDEFGTTIALIEHDMGVVMDLSDRVVVMDYGKKIGDGTPSEVRNNQDVIDAYLGVAHD is encoded by the coding sequence ATGACCGACGGCTATGTCACAGCGGATGGGCGCCAGATTGGCCCCGTTGTGATGGAAATGAAAAACATCACCCTGCGGTTCGGTGGGGTAGAGGCGATCAAGGATATCTCCTTCGATATCCGTCAGGGCGAAATCCGCGCCATCATCGGCCCGAACGGCGCGGGCAAGTCATCCATGCTGAACGTGATCAGCGGGTTCTATGTGCCGCAAGAAGGCGAGGTCTGGTACAAAGGTGCCCCACGTCCGTCGATGAAACCGTTCGAGGTGGCGCAGCAAGGCATCGCACGCACGTTCCAGAACATCGCCTTGTTCGAGGGGATGTCGGTGCTGGACAACGTCATGACGGGGCGTTTGACCAATATGAAGACCGGCATGTTCTGGCAGTCGATCTGGAAGGGCAAGGCAGAGCGCGAAGAGACCGCGAACCGCGAAGTGGCCGAAAAGATCATCGACTTCCTTGAGATTCAGGCGATCCGCAAGACGCCGGTGTCGCGGCTGTCTTATGGTTTGAAGAAGCGGGTTGAACTGGCGCGCGCGCTGGCTGCTGAGCCGTCAATCCTGCTGCTGGACGAACCGATGGCGGGGATGAACGTCGAGGAAAAAGAGGACATGAGCCGCTTTATTCTGGATGTGAACGATGAATTTGGCACGACGATTGCCCTGATCGAACACGACATGGGCGTTGTGATGGACCTGAGCGACCGCGTAGTCGTGATGGATTACGGCAAGAAGATCGGCGACGGCACCCCAAGCGAGGTGCGCAACAATCAAGACGTGATCGACGCGTACCTGGGGGTTGCCCATGACTGA
- a CDS encoding branched-chain amino acid ABC transporter permease: MPEQLAFTIEVFLNGLMAGVLYALVALGFVLIYKASGIFNYAQGVMALFAALTLAGIIDGQVPFSHLINAILGTDIHHFGWHVPAFLAILLTMVVMIGLAYAVQRLVFRHLVGQEPIILFMATIGLAYFLEGVGDLMWGSDIKSMDVGLPQGLNTWIDDTTFNAFGYGFFIDNLDIVASIIAALLVIGLVMFAQYTKQGRAMRAVADDHQAALSVGVSLNFIWILVWSLAGFVALVAGIMWGTKSGVQFSLSLIALKALPVLMLGGFTSIPGAIVGGLIIGVGEKLFEFLIGAPFLGGATENWFAYMLALIFLVFRPQGLFGEKIIERV, from the coding sequence ATGCCTGAGCAACTGGCCTTTACAATCGAGGTGTTCCTGAACGGTCTGATGGCGGGCGTGCTGTATGCACTGGTCGCGTTGGGGTTTGTTCTGATCTACAAAGCCTCGGGAATTTTCAACTATGCCCAAGGGGTGATGGCGCTGTTCGCGGCTCTGACCCTTGCCGGGATCATCGACGGGCAGGTGCCGTTCAGCCATCTGATCAACGCGATCTTGGGCACGGATATCCACCATTTCGGATGGCATGTACCGGCGTTCCTTGCGATCTTGCTGACCATGGTGGTGATGATCGGTCTGGCTTATGCGGTCCAGCGGTTGGTGTTTCGCCATCTGGTCGGGCAAGAGCCGATCATCCTGTTCATGGCGACCATCGGTCTGGCCTATTTCCTTGAAGGGGTGGGCGATCTGATGTGGGGGTCTGACATCAAATCTATGGATGTGGGCCTGCCGCAGGGTTTGAACACCTGGATCGACGACACCACCTTTAACGCCTTTGGCTACGGGTTCTTCATCGATAATCTGGATATCGTAGCCAGCATTATCGCCGCGTTGCTGGTGATCGGGCTGGTGATGTTTGCGCAATACACCAAACAGGGCCGCGCCATGCGCGCTGTGGCGGATGACCACCAAGCGGCTTTGTCGGTCGGCGTGTCGCTGAACTTTATCTGGATCCTCGTGTGGTCGTTGGCGGGCTTTGTCGCACTGGTGGCAGGCATCATGTGGGGCACGAAATCGGGGGTTCAATTCTCGCTCTCGCTGATCGCGCTCAAGGCGTTGCCGGTGCTGATGCTGGGGGGGTTCACCTCTATTCCCGGTGCCATCGTGGGCGGCTTGATCATCGGTGTGGGTGAGAAACTGTTCGAATTCCTGATTGGAGCGCCTTTCCTTGGCGGTGCGACTGAGAACTGGTTTGCCTACATGTTGGCGCTGATCTTTCTGGTGTTCCGTCCGCAAGGCTTGTTCGGGGAGAAGATCATTGAGCGTGTGTAG
- a CDS encoding branched-chain amino acid ABC transporter permease, whose amino-acid sequence MLYRESGDFSSTYAEDSQTFPIKFDRYRYYFVLFIAIAVIPFMINDYWVNSLFLPFLIYAIAAIGLNILVGYCGQVSLGTGGFMAVGAYACYKFMTAFPEVSMLVHVLLSGLVTACVGVLFGLPSLRIKGFYLAVATLAAQFFLVWLFNRVPWFYNYSASGQISAPERTFFGIEVTGPNTEAWATYLFCLMFVIFSAYVARNLTRGSVGRKWMAIRDMDIAAEIIGVNPLRAKLTAFAVSSFFIGISGALFFSVYLGAVEVGEVFGIQKSFLVLFMIIIGGLGSIFGSFAGAAFLVLLPVALKIVGVDWLGWPTDIVAHLQLVIVGGLIIIFLIAEPHGLAQLWRVAKEKLRLWPFPH is encoded by the coding sequence ATGCTTTATCGTGAATCAGGGGATTTCAGCTCCACCTATGCGGAAGACAGCCAGACGTTTCCGATCAAGTTTGACCGGTATCGCTATTACTTTGTGCTGTTCATCGCCATCGCGGTGATCCCGTTTATGATCAACGACTACTGGGTGAACTCGCTGTTCCTGCCGTTCCTGATCTACGCCATCGCGGCGATCGGGTTGAATATCCTGGTGGGCTATTGCGGACAGGTCAGTCTGGGGACCGGCGGCTTTATGGCTGTGGGGGCCTATGCCTGCTACAAGTTCATGACGGCTTTTCCCGAAGTCAGCATGCTGGTGCATGTGCTGCTGTCGGGTCTGGTCACGGCCTGTGTCGGCGTGTTGTTCGGCCTGCCGTCACTGCGGATCAAAGGGTTCTATCTGGCTGTGGCCACGTTGGCGGCGCAGTTTTTTCTGGTGTGGCTCTTTAACCGTGTGCCGTGGTTCTACAACTACTCTGCCTCGGGCCAGATCAGTGCGCCTGAACGGACCTTTTTCGGGATCGAGGTCACGGGCCCGAATACCGAAGCTTGGGCGACCTATCTGTTTTGCCTGATGTTCGTGATTTTCAGTGCCTATGTGGCGCGGAACCTGACCCGCGGGTCGGTGGGGCGCAAATGGATGGCGATCCGTGACATGGATATCGCCGCCGAGATCATCGGGGTGAACCCACTGCGGGCAAAACTGACGGCCTTTGCGGTCAGCTCGTTCTTTATCGGTATCTCGGGTGCGTTGTTCTTTTCTGTCTATTTGGGCGCGGTCGAGGTCGGCGAAGTCTTTGGTATCCAGAAATCATTCCTTGTGCTCTTTATGATCATCATCGGCGGGCTGGGGTCGATCTTTGGCAGCTTTGCCGGGGCCGCGTTCCTCGTGCTCTTGCCTGTGGCCCTGAAAATCGTGGGTGTCGACTGGCTGGGTTGGCCGACGGATATCGTGGCGCACTTGCAGCTTGTGATTGTGGGCGGGTTGATCATCATCTTCTTGATCGCGGAACCGCACGGGCTGGCGCAACTGTGGCGCGTCGCCAAGGAAAAACTGAGATTGTGGCCCTTCCCGCACTAG